The nucleotide window GTCGTTTCCTTCTGCAGACTTCACGAGTAACAAGTGCGCCCAATGGTCGCTTGATTTCAACGGTGTAGCGGCCGATCTGTCGATAATCGTTATGATTGCAGTTCTTTAATTCAGTCTCTTTTAATTGAATTTTGCGTATGGGTAGCATCTCAATTGCAGGGGTGCACTATGGATCGACTATTACGCTACAGCCTAGACTTGTTTGCCGGTCTAATTGGGGTCGTTTTAGGCCTGCTTCTGTTGTTTCAAGGAATGTCGAAACTGATTCAGGGCGTAGTGATGTATTTGATGCTCAACGGTATCGGTTTGGATCCTCGGACTGAATTGGTTGGCAATATCATCGAAAAGTCCGATGTCCAACTACCGGGGCCGGGCGTCTTCGCATTGTTCGTTCTCATGTTCGTAGGGCAAGTCGTTGCTGGTGGTGGGCTTCTATTCTTTGGTGGCAGAGGAATTTACAGAAGAATTTCAATAGGTTTTCCCACTGAAGAAGAGGGGAAAGCGAATACACTTGTCGGAAAATTAGCTTCCATTGGTGTGTTTCTCTTTGGAATTGGTATTGCCGGAGCTGGTTTGGTTGGCGGCACGGGCAATATGCAAAAAAGAATTCCGATAGTTTTCTGGGGTGTAGAGGTTACTGGCAAAGTCGACAGTCTCGTTAAAGCTCAAGACTCTGTTTCAATGAGAACACCAAGCTATCTTGCAACGTTCTCATTTCCTGGGCCGGACGGTGAAATATTTACAAGAACAAAGCGTGTCTCCTATACGACCTACACAACTTTGAAACGCAACAAATATGTTGATCTCAAGTATGATCCAGCGAAGCCAGAAACATTTACCTTGAAGCAATTTGTTGCCAGCCCACTCGAATACATCTGGTACTTTGTTTGGCGCATCGCATTTGTCTATGTCGGTGTTTGCGGCATACAGAGAAATCTGAGTCCTGGAGCCCCAAAACTGCCTAAACCGCAAGTAGCTGCGGGGCAAACGTATACGGCCACAAACAGCCACTCCCAATACGGTACTCAACGGAGCTACAGCAAACCCACGCAGTTTGGGCGCCGGGGTGTCTAATCTTATGCTTGGTCACAGCTTCTGTATGCGGCGACAAATCCTTCCAAGATATTTTTTCGTAGGTCTTTTGGACGAAAAACGAGAGGCCAAAAATGAAACAGATTGCTGTTGTCATCGGATCCAGAGGAGGAATCGGTTCGGCGCTCCAAACGAAACTTTACGACGAACAGCAGTATGACGCTGTCCTTGGTTTAAACAGAGTGGACACGCCAAGATTGGATCTGCTTGACCAAACGTCTATCAAATCTGCAGCCGATTGGGTGAAAGATCAGAAGGGTGATATTCGACTTATTGTCGACGCAACCGGTGCTCTGACTGTGTCTGGCAATCGACCTGAAAAAAGTATGCGAGAAATCGATCCGACGCATTTGGCGGAAGCTTATGCGGTCAATGCTATTGGCCCCGCACTTGTAATGAAGCATTTCTTGCCTCTTCTGCCACGGTCGGGGCGGTCAGTATTTGCAACTTTGTCGGCCCGTGTTGGCTCTATTGGCGACAATCAACTGGGCGGCTGGTATGCCTATCGGGCTTCAAAAGCGGCTCTTAATCAACTCGTCAAAACGGTTGCGATTGAAATCTCGCGCAAAGCGCCGGACGCCATATGCGTTGCCTTGCACCCTGGTACGGTAAAAACGCCATTGACCGACGGATTTGCGAAAACGGGTCTTGACGTTCAAACTCCCCATGAAGCTGCCGTGAAGATCCTGACGGTTCTGAGATCGCTCGAACCTCAGGCAAATGGCGGTTTTTTTGACTACCGGGGCGAGAGAATTCCCTGGTAAATCGTTTGTTTTTCGAGCGTTAGTCAAATTGAATTCAAAAAGTCTATGAACGTTGCAGGTGCTGCGCATTTCATGTTCTTCTTGCGATTCAACCGATTGCAATAAAGGTGATCAATGAGATGGAATTTCGCCCGCTAACGCCAGACCGCTGGGACGACCTCGTCGAGTTGTTCGGACCGGAAAAAGGAGCCAACTCCGGTTGCTGGTGTATGTGGCCGCTCTTACGAGCGAAAGACTGGCAAGCCATGGCACGCGAAGAACGTCGAGATGCCTTCCACAACAGGGTCTCGACTGGATCTGAACCCGGGCTGTTGGGTTATCACGACAAACCGGCGATTTGCTGGGTCGCGGTAGGACCTCGCGAAAACTATGTTCGGTTCCAGTTGAGCCGGACCACTCGCCCTCTTGAAGAGGATACGCCTGACCAGATTGGAAAAACCTATGCATTGACATGCTTTTTTGTTCGAAAGGGATTCCGGAACAGCGGTTTGATGTTCCAACTCATAACGGCAGCGTCAATTTATGCCAGAAGCAAGGGAGCACACTATCTGGATGCTTGCCCGATAGAGGCTGACAAGCCTCTGCAATGGGGCGAGGGCTTTGTTGGAATTGCATCCGTTTTCCGCCGCTGTGGTTTTGAAGAAGTCGCCCGACGTAGCCCGCGCCGACCTCTGTTGCGGCTTTGTTTAACTTGAACTGGAGGCGACATGCCAGGCGAGACCGAATTGAGTGCGTTGATTTCGCACATGCGTCCGATGCTCGATCCTGAGCCCTATGTTTTCTGTACATTTGAAGCCAGGGCACCAGGGGATCTCGCACAATATGAGCCAATAGGGCTTTTTTCCGAAACGGAAGGGACGACGGCGATTCTTCCCGTTGAACGTGCTCGCGAGCTCGGATTGGCCGATGCTGAGTGGTACCGGAGGATCACGCTGACGGTTCATTCGTCGCTGGAAGCTGTTGGACTGACAGCTGCCGTTTCTGCGGCCCTGGCAGAAAAAGCCATTCCGGCCAATGTCGTTGCCGCCTATTTCCATGATCACGTTTTTGTCCCTGCAGAACGCGCTCAAGATGCATTGGAAGTCTTGAGGGATCTTGCTGGCGGTGAATAGACTGGAACAGTGCTGGCTGCGGCCAATGGCCGGTCATTTGGAGCCTGAGTGGATTTTCCCTTGCAATTTGACCTTCGGCTTACCATTCCTAAGCTTGAGCAATCAGGGGTAAGATGATGCAACGGGTGAAGCGGCGTCTGGCGGCGATCATGTGCGCAGACGTTGCGCAATATTCGAAGCTGATGGCGCGTGATGAGGATGGCACGTTGGATCGGCTGAAGGCCTATAGGTCTGTTATGTCATCCATGACAGGGCGCCACAACGGCCGGATTGTTAATACCTGGGGTGACGCCGTCATCATCGAGTTCACTTCGGTTCTGGAAGCCGTTCAATGCGCGGTCGACATCCAGAACGAACTTTTGCACCGCAATTCCGAACTGCCCGACTTGAACAAAATGGAATTCAGGATCGGCATCAATCTCGGCGATATCATGGTCGAGGGCGATGACATCTATGGGGACGGAGTGAATGTCGCTGCGCGCCTTCAGGAAATTGCGCCCACGGGCGGGATAATGCTGTCGCAGTCGGTTTACGATCAGGTCAAAACAAAAATGGCGCT belongs to Roseibium porphyridii and includes:
- a CDS encoding ACT domain-containing protein; this encodes MPGETELSALISHMRPMLDPEPYVFCTFEARAPGDLAQYEPIGLFSETEGTTAILPVERARELGLADAEWYRRITLTVHSSLEAVGLTAAVSAALAEKAIPANVVAAYFHDHVFVPAERAQDALEVLRDLAGGE
- a CDS encoding adenylate/guanylate cyclase domain-containing protein; translation: MCADVAQYSKLMARDEDGTLDRLKAYRSVMSSMTGRHNGRIVNTWGDAVIIEFTSVLEAVQCAVDIQNELLHRNSELPDLNKMEFRIGINLGDIMVEGDDIYGDGVNVAARLQEIAPTGGIMLSQSVYDQVKTKMALGFEPLGPQQVKNVADPVETYSVRMGGRNAPQESTTAQNADEADSPGSTSDRPNWDKDTQAVANGFEQARRWLRAQPRKVRSCVFMIGFFFILNLLTSGLSTLWFVWPSLPFAVMLVWHFVVGRREKAIDSQLPRGD
- a CDS encoding GNAT family N-acetyltransferase, with product MEFRPLTPDRWDDLVELFGPEKGANSGCWCMWPLLRAKDWQAMAREERRDAFHNRVSTGSEPGLLGYHDKPAICWVAVGPRENYVRFQLSRTTRPLEEDTPDQIGKTYALTCFFVRKGFRNSGLMFQLITAASIYARSKGAHYLDACPIEADKPLQWGEGFVGIASVFRRCGFEEVARRSPRRPLLRLCLT
- a CDS encoding SDR family NAD(P)-dependent oxidoreductase; this translates as MKQIAVVIGSRGGIGSALQTKLYDEQQYDAVLGLNRVDTPRLDLLDQTSIKSAADWVKDQKGDIRLIVDATGALTVSGNRPEKSMREIDPTHLAEAYAVNAIGPALVMKHFLPLLPRSGRSVFATLSARVGSIGDNQLGGWYAYRASKAALNQLVKTVAIEISRKAPDAICVALHPGTVKTPLTDGFAKTGLDVQTPHEAAVKILTVLRSLEPQANGGFFDYRGERIPW